Within Gammaproteobacteria bacterium, the genomic segment GCCTACAGTGTGGATGATTACTACCGTATGGTGGATGTTGGCATCCTGCGTCCGGAGAACCGGGTCGAATTGATCGAGGGAGAGATCATCGACATGGTTCCGATAGGAAGCCGGCATGCGGCCGCCGTAAACCGGATCGCTCAGGCCCTCACGCTGACACTAGGCAAGCGTGTGGTGGTGTCCATCCAGGCCCCCGTGCGCCTGAATCGATATTCCGAACCCCAGCCGGACATCGCCCTGCTGCGACCACG encodes:
- a CDS encoding Uma2 family endonuclease, with protein sequence MPTPVPPVPQRHAYSVDDYYRMVDVGILRPENRVELIEGEIIDMVPIGSRHAAAVNRIAQALTLTLGKRVVVSIQAPVRLNRYSEPQPDIALLRPR